In Chryseobacterium wanjuense, the genomic stretch ACCAAAGCAGCTAATTCAGGCTTATTTTCCAATACCCATTCCATTCGTTTTTTAAAATTTGGGAGATTTTCAATCATTTCATCATCAATCACCTCAACCGCAAACATCGGAATCAGACCAACAACCGTTCTCATTCTCAAATACATATGATTCCCATCACTGGAAGCCAGCGCATCGTAGAAAAATTCGTCTTCTTCATCCCAAAGACTGAAATGCTCATCACCCATATTGTCGAGAGAATTGGCTATGTAGAGGAAATGCTCAAAAAATTTCATTGCCATTTCTTCGTAAACACTGTTGTAAAGGGCTAATTCCAGAGCAATTCTCATCATATTCAGGGCAAACATGGCCATCCAGCTTGTACCGTCGGACTGTTCGAGGTGTTCTCCGTTCGGAAGCGGTAAATTCCGGTCAAAAACCCCAATATTGTCGAGCCCAAGAAATCCGCCTTCGAAAATATTGTTTCCGTTGCTGTCTTTTTTGTTGACCCACCAGGTAAAATTCATCAACAGCTTTTGAAAAGCACTTTCCAGAAACTCTAAATCTGGCTCGCCTTTTAAATATTCATCAATTTTAAAAACCCTAAAAACCGCCCAGGCATGAACGGGAGGATTCACATCACTGAAATTCCATTCGTAGGCCGGAAGCTGTCCGTTCGGATGCATATACCATTCGAAAAGGAACAATTTGAGCTGATGTTTGGCAAAATCAGGATCAATTATGGAAAAACTTATCGTGTGAAAAGCCAGATCCCAGGTTGCATACCAAGGATATTCCCATTTATCGGGCATGGAAACAATATGTTCATTATTGAGATGTTTCCATTCAAAATTCCGGATTTTTTGGCGGGATTTGGGTGGGGTAATTTCTGCAGGGTCACCTTTCAGCCATTTTTCGACGTTGTAATGATAGAACATTTTGTTCCAGAGCATTCCTGCGAAAGCCTGTCTCTGAACGAGTTTTTCATCCTCTGTTTTTATTCCTTTCTGGACTTCAGCATAAAATTCGTCTGCTTCCTTTTGTCTTGATTCAAAAATGTCATTGAAATCGTCAAATGGCTTTTTTAGCTCTTTATCAGAAATTCTGAATTCAAATATTTTTGTTTCTTTTGATTTAAATTTTTCATTAATAAAAAATGAAGCTTTTGTTCCGAAATCTTTCGGATTAACGGACTGAGAATTTCCATTGACTGCAAAATCATTGATCCCGTCTTTGGTATATTTTGATTTATTCGGACATTGATAAAGCCTCTCATTATTGGTTTCATTGTCACAGAAAAGAACTTTCACAGATTGTTTTGCATAAACATTTTTGATTTCCAAATCTTTATGATTTACTTTTATGGAAGTTGCTTCCTCGGATGTCATTTGGGGTTTGTAATCGTCGTATCCCCAGTTCCATGTATTTCTGAACCAAACTGTCGGTAAAATGACTAGCGGGGCTTCATTTTCGGATTTGTTGATGATGGTAAGCTTTACCAAAATATCATTCTGGCTTTCTTTGGCGTATTCAATAAAAATGTCGAAATATTCATTCTCGTCAAAAATTCCGGTGTCGAGCAATTCATATTCCGCTTCTTCTTTGGTTCTTGTGGCATTTACCGTTAATAAATCTTCATAGGGAAAAGCATTTTGCGGATACTTATACAACATTTTCATGTAAGAATGAGTAGGTGTAGAATCCAGGTAATAGAAATATTCTTTTACATCTTCCCCGTGATTTCCCTGTCCGTTTGTGAGGCCAAAGAATCGTTCTTTCACCATTTTATCCTTTTTATTCCAAAAACCGACGGAAAAAACCAACTTCTGGAAGTCATCACAGATTCCGCAGATTCCTTCCTCTCCCCAACGATAGGTTTTCGCTTCGGCTGTGTCGTGAGTCGTGTAATTCCATGCATCGCCATCTGCGCTGTAGTCTTCGCGTACCACTCCCCATTCGCGGTTGCTGACATAAGGTCCCCATTTTTTCCAGGAAATATCGGATAGTCTTTCTTTTTCTTTCATACTATTTTTGTTGTGAATTTGCGTTGCAAG encodes the following:
- a CDS encoding MGH1-like glycoside hydrolase domain-containing protein; protein product: MKEKERLSDISWKKWGPYVSNREWGVVREDYSADGDAWNYTTHDTAEAKTYRWGEEGICGICDDFQKLVFSVGFWNKKDKMVKERFFGLTNGQGNHGEDVKEYFYYLDSTPTHSYMKMLYKYPQNAFPYEDLLTVNATRTKEEAEYELLDTGIFDENEYFDIFIEYAKESQNDILVKLTIINKSENEAPLVILPTVWFRNTWNWGYDDYKPQMTSEEATSIKVNHKDLEIKNVYAKQSVKVLFCDNETNNERLYQCPNKSKYTKDGINDFAVNGNSQSVNPKDFGTKASFFINEKFKSKETKIFEFRISDKELKKPFDDFNDIFESRQKEADEFYAEVQKGIKTEDEKLVQRQAFAGMLWNKMFYHYNVEKWLKGDPAEITPPKSRQKIRNFEWKHLNNEHIVSMPDKWEYPWYATWDLAFHTISFSIIDPDFAKHQLKLFLFEWYMHPNGQLPAYEWNFSDVNPPVHAWAVFRVFKIDEYLKGEPDLEFLESAFQKLLMNFTWWVNKKDSNGNNIFEGGFLGLDNIGVFDRNLPLPNGEHLEQSDGTSWMAMFALNMMRIALELALYNSVYEEMAMKFFEHFLYIANSLDNMGDEHFSLWDEEDEFFYDALASSDGNHMYLRMRTVVGLIPMFAVEVIDDEMIENLPNFKKRMEWVLENKPELAALVSHWEVKGQDSKHLLSLLRGHRLKRLLHRMLNPDEFLGEFGVRALSKEYEENPYTLKLNGTDYIVKYTPAESDSGLFGGNSNWRGPIWFPVNFLIIESLQRFFFYYSPDFLVEYPTGSGNFLNLDQIADELSKRLSKIFLKDENGNRPVNGQYPRFQTDPDFKDYILFYEYFHGDNGRGVGASHQTGWTGLIAKILMPRFSKKEIAESETEMPDDAK